Proteins from a genomic interval of Medicago truncatula cultivar Jemalong A17 chromosome 3, MtrunA17r5.0-ANR, whole genome shotgun sequence:
- the LOC11434552 gene encoding B3 domain-containing transcription factor VRN1: protein MPRKFVEKYGECLPKTICVKTPNGVNWKLNLVKSDGKIWFQKGWKEFAEYHSLAHGHLLLFKYERTSLFHVHIFDKSALEINYPLTRVEDKRVFNCQGKKPSNNEDCRASQKRKTNSSFEIGSSSCVNVRKFQKAAVHHIDRKGKGKPVIVDADKVTTLERAKSFKTCNPSFVVVMGASYVEHHFLLTIPSMFGKRHFDLNKKRGDIHFQLSNGRVWPAKYRIRMSHTGLRFELSSGWKTFAKDNNLKVGDACNFELILSTNMTFQVHIFRETDKDNTNCSTSQSRINWCLIFFPIPFLI, encoded by the exons ATGCCAAGAAAGTTTGTGGAGAAATATGGAGAATGCTTACCGAAAACTATATGTGTAAAGACTCCAAATGGTGTAAATTGGAAATTAAATTTGGTAAAAAGTGATGGCAAAATATGGTTTCAAAAGGGATGGAAAGAATTTGCAGAGTATCATTCTCTAGCTCATGGCCATCTCCTGCTTTTTAAATATGAAAGAACTTCCCTTTTTCATGTGCACATCTTTGATAAGAGTGCCTTAGAGATAAATTACCCTTTGACAAGAGTTGAAGATAAAAGGGTCTTCAACTGTCAAGGAAAAAAACCTTCAAATAATGAAGATTGTAGAGCAAGTCAAAAGAGAAAAACTAACTCCTCCTTTGAAATTGGAAGCAGTAGCTGTGTTAATGTTCGGAAATTTCAAAAGGCAGCCGTACATCATATTGACAGAAAGGGTAAAG GAAAACCAGTGATTGTTGATGCTGATAAAGTTACAACACTTGAAAGAGCAAAATCTTTCAAAACATGTAATCCATCCTTTGTTGTTGTCATGGGTGCATCATACGTTGAGCACCATTTTCTTCTG ACTATACCATCTATGTTCGGTAAGAGACACTTTGATTTGAATAAGAAGCGAGGAGATATTCATTTTCAACTGTCAAATGGCAGAGTTTGGCCTGCAAAGTACCGAATCAGGATGTCCCACACAGGACTAAGATTTGAACTCTCAAGTGGATGGAAGACATTCGCAAAAGACAATAACTTGAAAGTTGGCGATGCTTGCAACTTTGAGCTCATTCTTAGTACTAATATGACTTTCCAAGTTCATATCTTCAGGGAGACAGATAAAGACAACACAAATTGTTCAACATCTCAAAGTAGGATTAATTGGTGTTTAATTTTCTTTCCAATTCCTTTTCTCATatga
- the LOC11424384 gene encoding nucleolin: MGGNNSRSVNPNGEDVLPARLRPLLRQRIEEFRKRRNARRDGAVSKKELLKDDAGNNDDPSSNVNEVLEETQQHEEEKTTVHAVSVEKLSQVAPLPVSECGIEEEEHKGSKDHDLEKCKEIERNVAEVKIAASLQENKYEESNEKHDDEDKKEEEEDEEEDENEIGRLIGPGSPSFRIYYIEATERKEQALRDTRVNDKQQGEKEDEPIVVHYKSHSCESDESVTSESENTDNSNEVVEIETAPKKKGHHKRRKLVAMKKNLLNVKNLQKNSMNKMMACAGNDRRKLLADH; encoded by the exons ATGGGAGGCAACAATTCTAGATCGGTTAATCCAAATGGAGAAGATGTATTGCCTGCAAGACTTCGTCCTCTTCTTCGACAACGTATTGAAGAGTTTAGAAAACGTAGGAATGCACGAAGAGATGGCGCTGTCTCCAAGAAGGAGCTTCTAAAAGATGATGCCGGAAATAATGATGATCCGTCTTCTAATGTAAATGAAGTTTTGGAAGAAACTCAACAGCATGAAGAGGAGAAAACAACAGTACATGCTGTGTCCGTAGAAAAACTCTCTCAAGTCGCTCCATTGCCTGTTTCTGAATGTGGAATTGAGGAGGAGGAGCATAAAGGAAGCAAAGATCACGACCTagaaaaatgtaaagaaattgAAAGGAATGTAGCTGAGGTAAAGATTGCAGCAtcattacaagaaaataaatatgaagaaTCTAATGAAAAACATGATGATGAGGacaagaaggaggaggaggaagacgAAGAGGAAGACGAGAATGAAATTGGAAGACTTATAGGTCCTGGATCGCCAAGTTTTAGAATATATTACATTGAGGCCACGGAGAGAAAAGAGCAAGCATTACGTGATACGCGTGTAAATGACAAACAACAAGGTGAGAAAGAGGATGAACCTATTGTCGTGCACTACAAGTCACACAGTTGTGAAAGTGATGAAAGTGTGACATCTGAATCAGAGAACACTGACAACTCAAACGAG GTTGTTGAAATCGAAACAGCTCCTAAGAAAAAAGGACATCATAAGAGAAGGAAATTGGTGGCGATGAAGAAGAATCTACTCAACGTTAAGAATCTGCAGAAGAATAGCATGAACAAAATGATGGCCTGCGCTGGCAATGATAGAAGAAAACTTCTTGCGGATCATTGA
- the LOC11429693 gene encoding NAC domain-containing protein 83, whose translation MEKLNFVKNGVSKLPPGFCFQPTDEELVFHYLKCKIFSYQLPASIIPEINVCKFDPWDLPGNCGEQDKYFFSSKEAKYRNSNRMNRTTSSGYWKATGSDKKVSVSSSLSNGIAGIRKSLVFYQGKSPNGSRTHWIMHEYRLVSLGTTACNQLQNYANEIGNWVLCRIFTKKRSNIENGYMMKSNIVMNTNVEVAQPRFFDFMRVHNLASDPTTHFSISSSCSSSSEVSSSEERCSDIYTDF comes from the exons ATGGAAAAGCTGAATTTTGTGAAAAATGGAGTAAGCAAATTGCCTCCTGGTTTTTGTTTTCAGCCAACGGACGAAGAGCTTGTCTTTCATTACTTGAAATGTAAGATCTTCTCTTATCAATTGCCTGCTTCCATTATTCCTGAGATCAATGTCTGCAAGTTTGATCCTTGGGATTTGCCAG GAAATTGTGGTGAGCAAGATAAGTATTTCTTCAGCAGCAAGGAAGCCAAGTATCGAAATAGCAATCGCATGAACAGAACAACCAGCTCTGGTTATTGGAAGGCAACAGGATCAGACAAGAAAGTTAGTGTTTCTTCATCACTAAGTAATGGAATCGCGGGAATAAGAAAAAGTCTTGTATTTTATCAAGGAAAATCTCCAAATGGATCTCGAACTCATTGGATCATGCATGAATATCGCCTAGTTAGCTTAGGAACTACCGCTTGCAATCAG TTGCAGAACTATGCAAACGAGATAGGGAATTGGGTTTTGTGTCGTATATTCACAAAGAAAAGAAGTAATATAGAAAACGGTTACATGATGAAGAGCAATATAGTGATGAATACTAATGTTGAGGTAGCTCAGccaagattctttgattttatgAGGGTACACAACTTAGCTTCGGACCCTACTACTCATTTTTCTATATCGTCGTCTTGTTCGAGTTCCAGTGAGGTCTCTTCATCAGAAGAACGATGCAGCGATATATATACTGATTTTTAG
- the LOC11435056 gene encoding mitochondrial import inner membrane translocase subunit TIM8, whose amino-acid sequence MDLSDLNSAEMQRFYSEEQQRAMINEMVAKMTSQCWDKCITGTPGNKFSSGETNCLTHCAQRYVEMSMLIMKRFQSMQ is encoded by the exons ATGGATCTTTCCGACCTCAATTCTGCTGAAATGCAGAGGTTTTACTCT GAAGAACAACAAAGAGCCATGATTAATGAAATGGTGGCAAAGATGACTAGTCAATGCTGGGACAAATGCATCACAGGCACGCCGGGGAATAAGTTCAGTTCCGGTGAGACTAATTGCCTAACACACTGTGCACAGCGTTACGTGGAGATGAGCATGCTTATCATGAAACGGTTTCAGAGTATGCAATGA
- the LOC11435057 gene encoding probable protein S-acyltransferase 5 — MHPPAPANSVPGNTIDPSLIRIYRAWKGNNVFFLGGRFIFGPDVKSIFTTLFLVIAPVAVFCAFVARKFFDDFPNHSGYSILILVILLTIFVLIALILTSGRDPGIVPRNSYPPLPDNYDGSDSNNSEQNPPPHLPRSKEVIVNGIAVRVKYCDTCMLYRPPRCSHCSVCDNCVERFDHHCPWVGQCIGLRNYRFYYMFVFSATMLCLYVHAFCWVYIVRIKNSEEISIWKAMIKTPASIALIIYSFIAVWFVGGLTCFHTYLISTNQSTYENFRYRYDRQVNPYNKGVIENFKEVFCSSIPISKNSFRSKVPREPTESSRRRGVDTLMMPVYNEADEVEKDYKDEEYGKSSDLSDTSVDLGSMLHTERGQRQVASFLRQSLWEQSSRKWETASDVLDEVHEDGESKRITSDSSNEPDGNSTKTPL; from the exons ATGCATCCTCCGGCGCCGGCGAACTCAGTGCCCGGAAATACTATTGATCCTTCGCTCATCAGAATTTATCGCGCTTGGAAAGGAAATAAC gtgTTTTTTCTTGGAGGGAGGTTTATATTTGGACCTGATGTGAAATCTATATTTACAACGCTCTTTCTTGTGATTGCTCCTGTTGCTGTTTTCTGTGCTTTTGTAGCTAGAAAATTCTTTGATGATTTCCCCAATCACTCTGGATATTCAATTTTGATTCTTGTTATTCTTCTCACAATCTTT GTTCTGATTGCTCTTATACTGACCTCAGGAAGAGATCCTGGCATAGTGCCTCGCAATTCTTATCCTCCACTCCCAGATAATTATGATGGAAGTGACAGTAACAACAGTGAACAAAATCCACCACCACATTTACCACGATCCAAGGAAGTAATTGTCAATGGAATAGCTGTGAGAGTAAAATATTGTGATACTTGCATGCTGTATAGACCTCCCCGCTGCTCTCATTGCTCAGTATGTGATAACTGCGTGGAGCGATTTGATCATCACTGCCCATGGGTTGGTCAGTGTATTGGACTG CGCAATTACCGGTTCTACTACATGTTTGTTTTCTCAGCAACCATGCTTTGCCTTTATGTTCATGCCTTTTGCTGGGTTTACATCGTGAGGATCAAGAACTCAGAGGAGATATCGATCTGGAAAGCAATGATCAAAACCCCTGCTTCCATTGCACTAataatatattcattcattgcTGTCTGGTTTGTTGGAGGACTCACTTGTTTCCATACATATCTAATCAGCACAAACCAG TCTACTTATGAAAATTTTAGATACCGGTATGACCGGCAAGTCAACCCTTATAACAAAGGGGTAATTGAGAACTTCAAAGAAGTATTCTGCTCTTCCATTCCCATATCCAAAAACAGTTTCAGGTCCAAGGTTCCAAGAGAACCAACAGAATCATCTAGACGAAGAGGTGTTGATACCCTTATGATGCCCGTTTACAATGAGGCTGATGAGGTGGAAAAAGATTATAAAGACGAGGAATATGGCAAGAGTAGTGATTTAAGTGATACATCTGTGGATTTAGGCAGTATGCTTCACACAGAAAGGGGACAGAGACAAGTTGCTTCCTTTCTAAGGCAGTCCTTGTGGGAACAAAGCAGCAGAAAATGGGAAACAGCTTCTGATGTTCTTGATGAGGTACACGAAGATGGGGAATCAAAGCGGATCACCAGTGATAGTAGTAATGAACCTGATGGCAACTCAACAAAAACACCTCTATAa